The Triticum aestivum cultivar Chinese Spring chromosome 7B, IWGSC CS RefSeq v2.1, whole genome shotgun sequence genome window below encodes:
- the LOC123162211 gene encoding uncharacterized protein has protein sequence MPCRKVPMRLIEKALARAETHARRTKGLQKKASELATLCAVPVALVCSAGAGAPPLVWESEEGVLERYRRAVPAETRARHTHRCYMETELGKERAKLARTRHGCPGALADWDAALNDMTLEEARGLLETIDTVLRATGDRMEALGIPADGGHGPLQGSSHGALMPQKLGHGGGNPVDMDAAGFQQLQMVSFHAGNNEGLLEQFSWDDPFQTQPGCGGFQCVGGNYSAGGDAMLSPGVANADYNYSAGGDEMLTLDLANADYNYSAGGDEMLTLGLANADYNYSGGSDEMLAPAFVNADYNNSSSGGEMLAPGFGNADYDWTDLTMWANDELCDAVMTHGCYPDFADGTLPPHYSAQVITGGDYVNTPPPGGYGYPMAMGVGDNFTNLDRDYTAHSQFQRFDTSSLLLGAMQS, from the coding sequence ATGCCTTGCCGCAAGGTCCCCATGAGGCTCATCGAGAAGGCGCTGGCGCGCGCCGAGACGCACGCCAGGAGGACCAAGGGGCTGCAGAAGAAGGCGTCGGAGCTCGCCACGCTCTGCGCGGTCCCGGTCGCGCTCGTCTGCTCCGCCGGCGCGGGGGCTCCGCCGCTCGTGTGGGAGTCGGAGGAGGGAGTGCTCGAAAGGTACCGGCGCGCCGTCCCGGCGGAGACCCGCGCGCGGCACACGCACCGGTGCTACATGGAGACGGAGCTGGGCAAGGAGAGGGCCAAGCTCGCCCGGACGCGGCACGGCTGCCCCGGCGCGCTCGCAGACTGGGACGCCGCGCTCAACGACATGACGCTGGAGGAGGCGCGCGGGCTGCTCGAGACCATCGACACGGTGCTGCGGGCCACGGGAGACAGGATGGAGGCGCTGGGCATACCTGCCGACGGCGGCCACGGCCCGCTCCAGGGTTCTTCCCACGGCGCCCTCATGCCGCAGAAGCTCGGGCACGGTGGCGGCAACCCCGTAGACATGGACGCCGCCGGCTTCCAGCAGCTGCAGATGGTATCGTTCCACGCTGGGAACAACGAGGGCCTACTCGAGCAATTCTCATGGGACGACCCCTTCCAGACGCAGCCAGGGTGCGGCGGCTTCCAATGCGTCGGCGGCAACTACTCGGCCGGCGGCGACGCGATGCTCTCGCCAGGCGTCGCCAATGCTGACTACAACTACTCGGCCGGCGGCGACGAGATGCTCACGCTAGACCTCGCCAATGCTGACTACAACTACTCGGCCGGCGGTGACGAGATGCTCACGCTAGGCCTCGCCAATGCTGACTACAACTACTCGGGCGGCAGCGACGAGATGCTCGCGCCGGCCTTCGTCAATGCTGACTACAACAACTCCTCCAGCGGCGGCGAGATGCTCGCGCCTGGCTTTGGCAATGCTGACTACGACTGGACTGACCTGACCATGTGGGCCAACGACGAGCTGTGCGATGCAGTCATGACACATGGGTGCTACCCTGACTTCGCCGACGGTACTCTGCCGCCCCATTACTCCGCTCAGGTCATCACCGGCGGGGACTACGTCAACACACCACCACCTGGCGGGTACGGGTACCCCATGGCCATGGGCGTGGGCGACAACTTCACTAATCTCGACCGCGACTACACGGCGCACTCGCAGTTCCAGCGCTTCGACACAAGCAGTCTGTTGCTAGGGGCAATGCAGTCATAA